The stretch of DNA ACCAAGGCGTTCTTGGCGCAGGTAGCTGCCAACTATATCGTCGGTCTCGCACTCGCGCAGGCCAAGGGCACCAAGTACCCAGATGAAATCCGCGAGATCTGGACCGCACTGGAAGAGATTCCGGCGAAGATCGCAGAGGTGTTGAGCTGTGAAGAACAGGTCACCGAGATTGCCCGCACCCTCGGTGCGATCAAGACCATGCTGTTCCTCGGTCGTGGCGTCGGATTCCCAGTTGCCCTTGAAGGTGCGCTGAAGCTCAAGGAGCTGGCTTACATCCATGCGGAAGGCTTCGCGGCGGGCGAGCTCAAGCACGGTCCGATCGCTCTGATTGAAGATGACCTGCCGGTTGTCGTCGTCGTGCCGTCGCCACGCGGTGTGAAGGTGCTGCACTCTAAGATCGTCTCCAACATTCAGGAGATCCGCGCCCGCGGTGCCAAGACCATCGTGATTGCCGAGGAAGGCGACGACGCTGTCGAGCCTTTCGCAAACTGGCTGATCCGCATCCCGAAGTCATCGACGATCATGCAGCCACTGCTGGCAACGGTGCCTTTGCAGTACTTGTCGGCCGAGATTGCTCGTCAGTGTGGCAACGACGATATTGACAAGCCACGTAACTTGGCGAAATCGGTGACTGTGGAATAGTCGCTGTCCATCTTCGCTGAAGTGCCCCAATGCCGACGAGTCGGTGTTGGGGCACTTGGCGTTCGTGCCCGGCGTAAGGCTACCTGGATTTAAATCCGAGTAATATTCATTTGGCGGATGGTGGGGATTCGTGCGTAGCCAGCGGTTTTGGACTTTTGATGCTCTGATTGACGCGAATAATTTTAGAATTTCTTAATAACTTTCTAAGGATAGGTTAAGTTGGTCACTGTTCTAAATAAATCTGAAAAAAGGGGCACCCAATGTTTAATTCCATGAAGAAGCGCGTTCTGGCCACAGCCGTCGCTATCGCAACCGTTAGTACTGGAGTAGCGGTCGCACCAGCTCAGGCTGCGGAACCATTCCCGATCGCTCACTCCACTGCACACGAAAGCAACCCACTTTTCGGTCTGCTGCCACCGCACTTGCGTAACGACGAAGGCATTCGCCAGATCCTCGCCATCCTTGGCGTCGCTGGTGGACTTGCTGGCGTCATTGCCTTGATCGCGACTTTCGCAAAGGGTGGCGGAAGCAGCATGACATCGTCGGGCTCGAGCATGAACCCAGGTAAGAACACCACGCCTGCTGCGACGACCACGCCTGCTGCGACGACCACGCCTGCTGCGACGACCACGCCGCGTCCTTCGTCTTCGGTTCCGACGACGGCTCCGACTGTGTCTTTGCCTGAAGGCACGATTCCGGCCACCACCACGCCGACGACGAGCACTCCAGTGACCACCACGCCGACGACGAGCACTCCAGTGACCACCACGCCGACTATGACCACTCCAGCGACCACCATGCCTGCTGCCACCACCACTCCTGCCCCTTCGATCGTTTTGACGCAGAAGGAACAGCAGCTTTGGGCTGCGATAAACCAGGAGCGTGTAGCTCGCGGGCTTAAGCCATTGACGCTTGATGCTAACGTGACCAGTATCGCTCGCACCGATGCGCAGAAGAATGTCGATACCACTACCATCAACAAGACCACCCAGAACTTTGGTGCTCTCTACGCTGGTCACCCGCTGTCTATGCCGTTTTCTGACTTCCTCACCCAAAAAGTGCCTTCTACGTTCACTGGTTTTACAAACGCATCCTTGACGAAGATCGGCGTCGGAATCGTCGAGAAGGATGGCATGGACTGGATTGTGGCGTACTCCGCTTTCTAAGTTTTAGACTTAACCACGTTTCTTAGGGCGAGTCGGTCGGTACATTTGAGGATATGAATTCTCCTGCATATCAGCCGATTTACACCCCTTCGCAGATTCGTGATGCCGAAGCGCCGTTGATTGCATTGCTTGGAAACAAGCTCATGCGATCAGCGGCGTTTGCTGTTGCTCGCGAAGCAAAGCTACTCATCCGCAAGCTGGATCGTTCGCCTTATGGCGCGCGGGTTTTGGTGCTGGCAGGAAAAGGTAATAACGCTGGCGACGCCCTATTTGCTGCCGCTGAATTGGAGAAGTCTGGCGCACGCATTTATGTCTGGCAGGTCGCTGAGCGCACCCATGCGGCGGGGCTGAGTGCTCTGAAGTGGCCTCGCTTTGTCTCGGAGTGCCCGGATGGGATTGACTTAGTTCTAGATGGAATCGTGGGGATCGGCGCGAAAGGCGGCCTCGAGGGCGAAGCAGCTCGGGCTGTTGCCGCAGTCGCTGGAATTCCGGCGCTCGCTGTCGATGTGCCGAGCGGCGTGGGGCCTATGAGTGGTCGGGCCACGGGGGCGTCGATAAGCGCCCAGGTCACGGTGACTTTTGGTGGGCTGAAGCCGGTGCATGTGCGCGGGTTTGAGCACTGCGGGGAGGTGAAGTTGTATGGGCTGGGTATCGAGGACAACTTGGGTACGCCGTGGGGTTACCACGTGCGCCGGGTGGATCATTGGCCATATCCCGGCCCGGAGGACGATAAATATAGCACCGGTGTCGTGGGTATCCACGCTGGTAGTGAGGAGTATCCGGGGGCTGCGGTATTAGCGACGCTGGGGGCGGTGCGGGCGACGTCGGCCATGGTTCGCTACGCGGGGCCCAGCCACGCGGACGTCGTACGAGCGCTGCCGGAGGTGGTGGCAACCCAAACCCCTGCGGAAGCCGGGCGGGTGCAGGCGTGGGTGTACGGCCCGGGTGCTGGGGTGGATCGTGCTGCGATGCTCGACATGCTCGCTCGCCCCGAGCCCCTGCTTATCGACGCCGATGGCATCACCGCTCTCGCTGCCTCCGAAACTGGGATCAATGCCCTCTGTGATCGGGAAGCGTTCACCGTGCTCACCCCACATCGAGGCGAATTCGAACGGCTTACTACTGCTCAGACGGCACAACAACTTGCCCACGAGCTTGGAGTTTGTGTCTTGCTTAAAGGTCGCGTCACGGAGGTGGCCTATGGCGACGAACTGTATCTCATCGAAGCGGGTTCATCGTGGGCAGCCACACCAGGATCCGGTGATGTCCTCTCCGGCATCATCGGGGCGGCTATCGCAGCTGAACCTACCGCGCGGATGGTGGCGAATGCTGTGCGCATGCATGCTAACGCTGCTGCACTCTGCGGAGGCCCGGTGCCAGCGGGTGACATTGCTCGGGCACTGACGCAAGTGATTCGACCCTAGAGTGGCACAATAGTGTGCATGAGTCAGCTTCGGTCCATCATTAATTTAGACGCCATTGCGCATAACACTCGTGTAGTGAAAGCGGAAGCTGGTGGGGCGAAGTTGATGTGCGTAGTGAAAGCGGACGGTTACAACCACGGCATGCGACATGTCGCTGAGGTGATGGCGGCCAACGGTGCTGACCAATTCGGTGTGGCCACGCTTGAGGAAGCGGTGCTTCTTCGTGACGCTGGCATCATGCAGCCTATCCTGTTCTGGTTGTGGACCCCTACCATCGATCTGTCTCCGGCATTTGACCGAGGCTTGGACATTGGGGTGGCGGGTTTGGAGCACGTTCGCGCTGTGGTTGCTGCTGGCCAGCCTGCCCGGGTCACCGTTGGCGTAGACACTGGCCTCAACCGTTCTGGAATTGATGAGGAAGACTGGGCACGCGCATTCACTCTGTTAGCTATGCAGCCACAGATCACGGTGACGGGCCTTTTTAGTCACCTGTCTAGCGCTGATGAGCTCGGCTCCACTGCAACTGACGAACAGGTGGCCACGTTTAAGCGGGCATTGGCCATCGCGCGCGCCTGCGGACTGGACCCGCGCTGTAATCACTTGGCGAACTCGCCCGGCCTGCTCATGCACGACGACTTCGGCCTAGAAATGGTCCGTCCAGGACTCGCGTGCTACGGGTATTCGCCGTTGCCGACCTCCTCCTACGGCTCTGAGCTGCGCCCTGCCATGACCTGGGAAGCCGATGTGGTGACGGTCAAGCGTATTCGCGCCGGAGAGGGGGCGTCCTACAACCTGACGTGGCATGCGCCTTCCGATGGCTATACGGCGATTGTCCCAGTAGGTTACGCCGACGGCTTGCCCCGTGAAGTCCAGGGTTCTTTCGCTGTGACGATCAACGGTCGTCGATATCCGCAGGTAGGACGCGTTTGTATGGACCAAATCGTGGTGTGGTTGGGGGCAACCACCGATGTTGAACCTGGTGATACCGCCCTCTTGTTTGGCCCCGGTGATCGCGGCGAAATGACCGCCACCGAGGTTGCCGACGCAGCCGGTACCATCAACTACGAAATCTTGTGCACCCCGCGCGGGCGCACCGAGCGCGTGTACGTGGGAGGTTAGTAGTGGAATCTGTACGCTGCGAAACTATGGAGGATACCCAGGCCTGGGGGTTTAAGCTGGGGCAATCCTTGCGCGCCGGGGATGTCGTCATCCTCGACGGGCCACTTGGCGCTGGCAAAACCACCCTCACGCAGGGTATTGCTCGTGGCCTCGGGGTGAAAGGCCGCGTGACGTCCCCGACCTTTGTGATCGCCCGAGAGCACCGCTCGCTTAACGACGGCCCCTCCCTCGTACATGTGGATGCCTACCGGCTGCTAGATTCCGGAGTGGATCCACTCGGCGCATTGGACTCCCTGGACCTGGATACTGACCTGCTCGACTCCGTGGTTGTTGCAGAATGGGGCGGCGGCCTCGTAGAGCAGATTGCAGATCGCTACCTTTTTGTGCAGCTCGACCGTGAGACCGCGGTGGCTGAAGATCCGGAGTCAGAGGCGCGGATTATCTCTTGGGAGTGGCGGGGTTAGCGTTTGCAAAGCTAATGGAATTGCGGTGAGAAAATTCCTCTCGAACAATTCCAGAATCCGAAAAATAGGGGCGTTTTTTCATTGGACGCCAAAATGGCTGGTAGTTTCGAAATATGAGTTACGGTATACTTTGGATTTTCATTGCAACTGGGTCGTAGATGTATGATTTGAACGGTTTTCGGATGCAAATCGGGTCGCTAAGAGTTTGGACTCCGTCAGTGTTGATGAAAAACGTATTGCATTTTTGGATTGTGTTCGCCGTGAAAATTTTAGAAAACAGAGAATCAATCAAATCTTGAGAATTCCTTTCTTGATCCTGCTGCATAACGGAGGAATCTTCAAAACTAACGGTTGCCGGTTTAACCTTCAAGTTTGCATCATCGATTATGCACAAAATTTCTATGGTTTCATTGTTTGAAGGATTGGTGATGGGGGAAAGTAAGATGGTAAA from Corynebacterium epidermidicanis encodes:
- the tsaE gene encoding tRNA (adenosine(37)-N6)-threonylcarbamoyltransferase complex ATPase subunit type 1 TsaE, with translation MEDTQAWGFKLGQSLRAGDVVILDGPLGAGKTTLTQGIARGLGVKGRVTSPTFVIAREHRSLNDGPSLVHVDAYRLLDSGVDPLGALDSLDLDTDLLDSVVVAEWGGGLVEQIADRYLFVQLDRETAVAEDPESEARIISWEWRG
- a CDS encoding spore germination YkwD domain-containing protein; translation: MFNSMKKRVLATAVAIATVSTGVAVAPAQAAEPFPIAHSTAHESNPLFGLLPPHLRNDEGIRQILAILGVAGGLAGVIALIATFAKGGGSSMTSSGSSMNPGKNTTPAATTTPAATTTPAATTTPRPSSSVPTTAPTVSLPEGTIPATTTPTTSTPVTTTPTTSTPVTTTPTMTTPATTMPAATTTPAPSIVLTQKEQQLWAAINQERVARGLKPLTLDANVTSIARTDAQKNVDTTTINKTTQNFGALYAGHPLSMPFSDFLTQKVPSTFTGFTNASLTKIGVGIVEKDGMDWIVAYSAF
- the alr gene encoding alanine racemase; the encoded protein is MSQLRSIINLDAIAHNTRVVKAEAGGAKLMCVVKADGYNHGMRHVAEVMAANGADQFGVATLEEAVLLRDAGIMQPILFWLWTPTIDLSPAFDRGLDIGVAGLEHVRAVVAAGQPARVTVGVDTGLNRSGIDEEDWARAFTLLAMQPQITVTGLFSHLSSADELGSTATDEQVATFKRALAIARACGLDPRCNHLANSPGLLMHDDFGLEMVRPGLACYGYSPLPTSSYGSELRPAMTWEADVVTVKRIRAGEGASYNLTWHAPSDGYTAIVPVGYADGLPREVQGSFAVTINGRRYPQVGRVCMDQIVVWLGATTDVEPGDTALLFGPGDRGEMTATEVADAAGTINYEILCTPRGRTERVYVGG
- a CDS encoding bifunctional ADP-dependent NAD(P)H-hydrate dehydratase/NAD(P)H-hydrate epimerase produces the protein MNSPAYQPIYTPSQIRDAEAPLIALLGNKLMRSAAFAVAREAKLLIRKLDRSPYGARVLVLAGKGNNAGDALFAAAELEKSGARIYVWQVAERTHAAGLSALKWPRFVSECPDGIDLVLDGIVGIGAKGGLEGEAARAVAAVAGIPALAVDVPSGVGPMSGRATGASISAQVTVTFGGLKPVHVRGFEHCGEVKLYGLGIEDNLGTPWGYHVRRVDHWPYPGPEDDKYSTGVVGIHAGSEEYPGAAVLATLGAVRATSAMVRYAGPSHADVVRALPEVVATQTPAEAGRVQAWVYGPGAGVDRAAMLDMLARPEPLLIDADGITALAASETGINALCDREAFTVLTPHRGEFERLTTAQTAQQLAHELGVCVLLKGRVTEVAYGDELYLIEAGSSWAATPGSGDVLSGIIGAAIAAEPTARMVANAVRMHANAAALCGGPVPAGDIARALTQVIRP